In one window of Cydia fagiglandana chromosome 10, ilCydFagi1.1, whole genome shotgun sequence DNA:
- the LOC134668040 gene encoding uncharacterized protein LOC134668040 — MQWLSAICVLTAAVHGGGGVTKTPGLSPFWTDDYKVFEQIYGKTSDRELYGSTLPPNQSFGVDLSPLRNQASDKKERYIDTGEDRDLDQQPSLYSFDNYNNLLTKQNIEAFDPKPTKPSFKFIPYNDFTPISQSNDPATYNYYKTLELIEKKKKIDALKSLAVNNFAQFSSYATSPEDTEGYKSIQDILDAHEGNKGNKKVNNEQENLAKYVSYGVSKSRRKKPVSNPRFIHSNDLQKPRCVSGRCRQRNTSVRVRTGPVLRKIKHTIISD; from the coding sequence GTCTGTCGCCATTTTGGACGGACGACTACAAAGTCTTCGAACAAATCTACGGAAAGACCTCCGACCGAGAGCTCTACGGGTCCACCTTACCTCCCAACCAGTCCTTCGGCGTCGACTTAAGTCCCTTAAGAAACCAGGCTTCAGACAAAAAGGAACGGTACATTGACACCGGAGAAGACAGAGACTTGGACCAGCAACCGAGCCTATATTCTTTCGATAACTATAATAATCTATTGACAAAACAGAATATAGAAGCGTTTGATCCAAAGCCGACGAAACCATCATTCAAATTCATCCCTTACAATGATTTCACACCAATCAGCCAATCTAATGATCCAGCAacttataactattataaaacGTTGGAATTGATAGAGAAGAAAAAGAAAATCGACGCTCTAAAAAGCTTAGCAGTCAATAATTTTGCACAATTCTCTAGCTACGCGACTAGCCCTGAAGACACAGAGGGGTATAAGAGTATCCAGGATATTCTAGACGCTCATGAAGGGAATAAAGGTAATAAGAAAGTGAATAATGAGCAGGAGAATTTGGCTAAATATGTGAGTTATGGAGTGTCGAAGAGTCGAAGGAAGAAGCCGGTTTCAAATCCAAGGTTTATACACAGTAATGATCTTCAGAAACCACGTTGTGTGTCGGGACGCTGTCGCCAGAGAAACACCTCGGTCAGGGTCAGAACAGGGCCTGTTTTGAGGAAGATTAAGCATACCATTATTTCTGATTAA
- the LOC134668050 gene encoding uncharacterized protein LOC134668050 → MELDLLIVTSVLGSVSLLLLVLVLVLFLQLSSLKRQLRQTPSIRVQKLRMDDKNHAFQNPTISPDEELSRRGYSMYVADDAERGAERGTERQTGGQFVEELSRELDHRQQRQSTTAPPFLLQSIQENKRKSRGLTNPAARQSETNPNFIY, encoded by the exons ATG GAGTTGGACCTGTTGATCGTGACGTCGGTGCTGGGCAGCGTGTCGCTGCTGCTGCTGGTGCTGGTTCTGGTGCTGTTCCTGCAGCTCAGCTCTCTGAAGAGGCAGTTGCGACAGACTCCGTCTATAAGAGTGCA AAAACTCAGGATGGACGACAAAAACCACGCGTTCCAGAACCCAACGATATCGCCTGACGAGGAGCTGTCCCGGCGAGGCTACTCCATGTACGTGGCCGACGACGCCGAGAGGGGCGCCGAGAGGGGGACAGAGCG GCAGACGGGTGGGCAGTTCGTAGAGGAGCTCTCCCGGGAGCTGGACCACCGGCAGCAGCGGCAGTCCACCACGGCGCCGCCGTTCCTGCTGCAGAGCATCCAGGAGAACAAGAGAAAgagc cgcggcctgaccAACCCTGCGGCCAGGCAGAGCGAGACTAACCCGAACTTTATATACTAG